A region from the Silene latifolia isolate original U9 population chromosome 7, ASM4854445v1, whole genome shotgun sequence genome encodes:
- the LOC141592930 gene encoding protein GID8 homolog isoform X1, whose amino-acid sequence MATSKKVITKEEWEKKLSDVKIRKEDMNKLVMNFLVTEGYVDAAEKFRQESGTEPDIDLATITDRMAVKKAVQCGNVEDAIEKVNDLNPEILDTNPQLFFHLQQQRFIELVRNKKIEEALEFAQEELAPRGEENQSFLEELEKTVSLLAFEDASNSPVGNLLDISQRLKTASEVNAAILTSQSHEKDPKLPYLLKMLLWAQNQLDEKAAYPRINDLSTAKLEDPAV is encoded by the exons ATG GCTACCTCAAAGAAGGTCATAACAAAGGAAGAGTGGGAGAAAAAACTCAGCGATGTGAAGATTAGGAAAGAGGATATGAACAAGTTAGTGATGAATTTTCTGGTTACCGAGGGGTACGTTGATGCTGCAGAGAAGTTCCGTCAAGAGTCCGGAACCGAAC CAGATATAGATTTGGCAACAATCACAGATCGAATGGCAGTTAAGAAGGCAGTTCAGTGTGGAAATGTCGAGGATGCTATTGAGAAAGTCAATGATTTGAACCCAGAG ATACTTGATACAAATCCACAGCTGTTTTTCCATCTTCAGCAGCAACGGTTCATAGAGCTGGTCAGGAACAAAAAGATCGAAGAGGCTCTGGAATTTGCTCAAGAAGAGCTTGCCCCTAGGGGAGAAGAAAAT CAAAGTTTCCTGGAAGAACTGGAGAAAACTGTTTCGCTCCTTGCTTTTGAAGATGCCTCTAACTCTCCAGTTGGAAACCTTCTGGACATATCTCAGCGTTTGAAAACTGCAAGTGAAGTCAATGCAGCAATTCTCACCAGTCAAAGTCATGAAAAGG ATCCCAAGCTCCCTTACCTGTTGAAAATGCTATTATGGGCTCAGAACCAACTTGATGAAAAGGCGGCTTATCCCCGAATTAATGACTTGTCAACTGCTAAGCTAGAAGACCCTGCTGTTTAG
- the LOC141592926 gene encoding helicase-like transcription factor CHR28 isoform X2: protein MMMSASADDNKGFDFDCMYDFSSDVVNHDDGDDVDIGGLFVDNGGGGDDDFAIDIDSFFTILDEELPPQENPLPELPNNPFYPAVDSTQERVSGAHVGNNCDSNFRLEYVAERGSSAEKGEALEQVFFTSPLDMSLTEANGTSPGKSNIERALDQSPLLMKTECFSSTQDCLSTYDIYSGFPNQNSLDGMGYGMMLTNDAVTNVVKLNDSVSSHAWTDEKTILASQVQTANTSSSEITPYYFIDSTLHDNFTFDQVNTFNTVDSSSTTTDDASADPFCWRQMNQPCIKQAVEIKDERDRGLAVLNGFEGTSCVTSKNDAFGGTSFDFGDRKSVASSETRYSGSRVGHSNNYRHSFVTDRKPTNLPLLNGFYANSGGLPFNKGVEKVVEAANIKYDAFCGSNEVSGARLLGHRVYSEADDNDDDDVCVIEDLSAPAQVHQYSVHKKSVTSHMSTFSPACLPLALPNHQVAVNAARVKAADERLIFQAVVQDLSQPKSEATPPDGVLDVPLLRHQRIALSWMVQKETTSVQCSGGILADDQGLGKTVSTIALILTERAPVAKTMGIVDQREHETLDLEAEGDKKVKNGPATEVQSSSSVKGRPSGGTLVVCPTSVLRQWGDELRNKVSDKVKLSVCMYHGSGRTKDPYELANYDVVLTTYSIVSMEVPKPVSLKEDEKRKRQADDAGASSKKRKHPSKSDKRRLKKVMDDGFLESSARPLARVNWFRVVLDEAQSIKNYRTQVAQACWGLRAKRRWCLSGTPIQNSVDDLYSYFRFLRYDPYSVYKSFCSMVKFPIVKDPINGYKKLQAVLKTIMLRRTKGTLLDGEPIINLPPKSVKLKKVEFSQEERDFYTRLEADSRAQFQAYAESGTVKQNYVNILLMLLRLRQACDHPFLVKGYGSNSALKSSISAAKKLPREQQICLLNCLEASLAICGICRDPPEDAVVSICGHVFCNQCISERLTGDDNQCPVIKCKTQLCASSIFSKGALKSCRLSPEFSRDGSQVCSPSESYDQAELAELSPAHCFNSSKIKTALKVLKSLSKPQMIILDNTSMESSITDESPVASKGSASSGVVEKAIVFSQWTSMLDLLEDGLKECSIHYRRLDGTMSVLARDKAVKDFNTLPEVSVMIMSLKAASLGLNMVAACHVLLLDLWWNPTTEDQAIDRAHRIGQTRPVTVVRLTVKDTVEDRILALQQKKRELAASAFGEDETGNSQTRLTVEDLKYLFMA from the exons atgatgatgtcaGCGTCGGCGGATGATAATAAGGGGTTTGATTTCGACTGTATGTATGATTTCTCGAGTGATGTTGTTaatcatgatgatggtgatgatgttgATATTGGTGGGTTATTTGTTGataatggtggtggtggtgatgatgatttTGCCATTGATATCGACTCATTTTTTACGATTCTTGACGAGGAATTGCCGCCACAGGAGAACCCTTTGCCTGAATTACCG AATAATCCATTTTATCCGGCAGTTGACTCCACCCAGGAAAGGGTTTCAGGTGCTCATGTAGGCAATAATTGTGATTCAAATTTTAGACTGG AATATGTTGCTGAAAGGGGAAGTAGTGCTGAGAAGGGGGAGGCTCTTGAGCAAGTTTTTTTTACTTCGCCTCTAGATATGTCATTAACTGAAGCTAATGGAACATCACCTGGGAAAAGCAACATTGAACGTGCTTTGGATCAGTCTCCTCTCTTAATGAAGACAGAGTGTTTCTCGTCTACACAGGATTGTTTGAGCACATATGACATATATAGTGGTTTTCCAAATCAAAATTCCTTAGACGGCATGGGCTATGGTATGATGCTGACGAACGATGCAGTTACGAATGTTGTGAAGCTAAATGATTCCGTGTCTTCTCATGCATGGACTGATGAAAAAACCATCTTAGCATCTCAGGTTCAAACGGCAAATACATCTTCATCCGAGATTACACCGTATTATTTTATTGATTCAACTCTCCATGACAATTTCACTTTTGATCAAGTGAACACTTTTAATACCGTTGATAGTAGTAGTACAACTACAGACGATGCTTCAGCAGATCCATTTTGTTGGCGGCAGATGAACCAGCCATGCATTAAACAAGCTGTCGAAATTAAAGACGAAAGGGACAGGGGACTGGCTGTACTCAATGGTTTTGAGGGCACATCTTGCGTTACAAGTAAAAATGATGCATTTGGAGGGACGTCGTTTGATTTTGGTGATAGGAAATCTGTTGCATCATCTGAAACTCGTTACTCTGGAAGTCGAGTTGGTCACTCGAATAATTATCGTCATAGTTTTGTTACCGATAGAAAACCAACCAATTTGCCTTTGCTAAATGGTTTTTATGCCAATTCCGGTGGTTTGCCTTTCAATAAAGGGGTAGAGAAGGTTGTGGAGGCTGCAAATATTAAATATGATGCCTTTTGTGGCTCTAATGAGGTCTCCGGTGCAAGGTTATTAGGTCACAGGGTGTACAGTGAGGCTGATGAcaacgatgatgatgatgtgtGCGTAATTGAAGACTTAAGTGCACCTGCACAAGTTCATCAATATTCTGTTCATAAAAAGTCCGTAACCTCACATATGTCAACATTTTCTCCCGCATGTTTACCGTTGGCTCTGCCAAACCATCAAGTAGCTGTTAATGCTGCCAGAGTGAAGGCAGCTGATGAACGTTTAATTTTCCAAGCAGTAGTGCAG GATCTTTCACAACCAAAGTCGGAGGCTACCCCACCTGACGGCGTTTTAGATGTACCTCTTCTCAGGCACCAG CGGATTGCATTGTCATGGATGGTGCAAAAAGAAACAACTAGTGTGCAATGTTCGGGAGGTATTTTAGCCGACGATCAG GGACTTGGGAAAACAGTGTCGACCATTGCTCTTATTCTTACTGAAAGAGCTCCGGTGGCAAAGACAATGGGGATAGTGGATCAACGTGAGCACGAAACATTAGATTTGGAGGCGGAAGGTGACAAAAAAGTGAAAAATGGCCCAGCTACAGAGGTGCAATCATCTTCTTCCGTAAAAGGGAGGCCTTCTGGTGGAACACTTGTTGTATGCCCTACTAGTGTGCTTAGGCAGTGGGGAGATGAACTGAGGAATAAGGTGTCAGACAAAGTTAAGCTTTCTGTATGTATGTACCATGGGAGTGGCAGGACCAAGGATCCATATGAATTAGCTAACTATGATGTTGTTCTTACAACATATTCTATTGTAAGCATGGAGGTCCCAAAGCCTGTGTCTCTTAAAGAGGATGAGAAGCGAAAACGGCAAGCTGATGATGCTGGTGCATCTAGTAAGAAAAGAAAGCACCCTTCAAAATCTGATAAAAGACGCTTAAAGAAAGTAATGGATGATGGATTTCTAGAGTCTTCTGCTCGCCCTCTTGCTAGGGTAAATTGGTTCAGAGTAGTACTCGATGAGGCCCAAAGTATCAAGAATTACAGGACTCAGGTTGCCCAGGCCTGCTGGGGTCTTCGGGCAAAACGTCGATGGTGCTTGTCCGGGACTCCTATTCAGAATTCTGTTGATGATCTCTATAGTTACTTCAGATTTCTCAGATACGACCCATATTCAGTTTACAAGTCCTTCTGTTCAATGGTTAAGTTTCCAATCGTTAAAGACCCAATTAATGGGTACAAAAAGTTGCAAGCTGTTCTGAAGACCATAATGTTAAGACGTACCAAAG GAACACTTCTTGATGGAGAACCAATTATCAACTTGCCTCCTAAATCTGTGAAGTTGAAGAAAGTGGAATTTTCGCAGGAGGAGCGTGATTTCTACACCAGGCTGGAGGCTGACTCTCGTGCCCAATTTCAA GCTTATGCGGAATCTGGAACGGTCAAACAAAATTATGTGAACATTTTATTAATGCTCTTACGACTCCGGCAAGCATGCGATCATCCTTTTCTGGTGAAAGGTTATGGGTCTAATTCAGCTCTGAAATCTTCTATCAGTGCAGCAAAGAAGCTTCCCCGTGAGCAGCAGATTTGTCTTTTGAATTGCTTAGAAGCATCCTTGGCAATTTGTGGCATATGCAGG GATCCTCCTGAGGACGCTGTTGTCAGTATATGTGGTCATGTTTTCTGCAATCAGTGCATTTCTGAGCGTCTCACAGGTGATGACAATCAGTGCCCTGTAATAAAATGCAAAACTCAACTCTGCGCATCTTCGATATTTTCCAAAGGCGCGTTGAAAAGTTGCCGCCTGTCTCCCGAGTTTTCTCGCGATGGTTCTCAAGTTTGCTCTCCTTCTGAGTCCTATGATCAAGCAGAGTTGGCAGAACTTTCTCCGGCCCATTGTTTTAATTCCTCCAAAATTAAGACagctcttaaagtccttaaatcaCTATCTAAACCTCAAATGATCATTCTTGATAACACCTCGATGGAATCTTCCATTACCGATGAAAGCCCTGTTGCGAGCAAGGGTTCAGCTAGTTCAGGTGTTGTGGAGAAAGCAATTGTCTTCTCTCAGTGGACAAGCATGTTGGATTTGCTCGAGGACGGCTTGAAAGAATGTTCAATTCACTACCGACGATTAGATGGGACTATGTCTGTTCTTGCTCGTGATAAAGCTGTGAAGGACTTCAACACTCTTCCTGAG GTCTCTGTTATGATAATGTCTTTAAAGGCAGCAAGTCTTGGGCTAAATATGGTTGCAGCTTGTCATGTTCTTCTTTTGGATCTTTGGTGGAACCCTACAACCGAGGACCAAGCAATTGACAGAGCTCATCGAATTGGGCAGACTCGTCCTGTTACAGTTGTGAGACTTACCGTTAAAGATACTGTCGAAGATCGGATTTTAGCTCTTCAG
- the LOC141592926 gene encoding helicase-like transcription factor CHR28 isoform X1, whose translation MMMSASADDNKGFDFDCMYDFSSDVVNHDDGDDVDIGGLFVDNGGGGDDDFAIDIDSFFTILDEELPPQENPLPELPNNPFYPAVDSTQERVSGAHVGNNCDSNFRLEYVAERGSSAEKGEALEQVFFTSPLDMSLTEANGTSPGKSNIERALDQSPLLMKTECFSSTQDCLSTYDIYSGFPNQNSLDGMGYGMMLTNDAVTNVVKLNDSVSSHAWTDEKTILASQVQTANTSSSEITPYYFIDSTLHDNFTFDQVNTFNTVDSSSTTTDDASADPFCWRQMNQPCIKQAVEIKDERDRGLAVLNGFEGTSCVTSKNDAFGGTSFDFGDRKSVASSETRYSGSRVGHSNNYRHSFVTDRKPTNLPLLNGFYANSGGLPFNKGVEKVVEAANIKYDAFCGSNEVSGARLLGHRVYSEADDNDDDDVCVIEDLSAPAQVHQYSVHKKSVTSHMSTFSPACLPLALPNHQVAVNAARVKAADERLIFQAVVQDLSQPKSEATPPDGVLDVPLLRHQRIALSWMVQKETTSVQCSGGILADDQGLGKTVSTIALILTERAPVAKTMGIVDQREHETLDLEAEGDKKVKNGPATEVQSSSSVKGRPSGGTLVVCPTSVLRQWGDELRNKVSDKVKLSVCMYHGSGRTKDPYELANYDVVLTTYSIVSMEVPKPVSLKEDEKRKRQADDAGASSKKRKHPSKSDKRRLKKVMDDGFLESSARPLARVNWFRVVLDEAQSIKNYRTQVAQACWGLRAKRRWCLSGTPIQNSVDDLYSYFRFLRYDPYSVYKSFCSMVKFPIVKDPINGYKKLQAVLKTIMLRRTKGTLLDGEPIINLPPKSVKLKKVEFSQEERDFYTRLEADSRAQFQAYAESGTVKQNYVNILLMLLRLRQACDHPFLVKGYGSNSALKSSISAAKKLPREQQICLLNCLEASLAICGICRDPPEDAVVSICGHVFCNQCISERLTGDDNQCPVIKCKTQLCASSIFSKGALKSCRLSPEFSRDGSQVCSPSESYDQAELAELSPAHCFNSSKIKTALKVLKSLSKPQMIILDNTSMESSITDESPVASKGSASSGVVEKAIVFSQWTSMLDLLEDGLKECSIHYRRLDGTMSVLARDKAVKDFNTLPEVSVMIMSLKAASLGLNMVAACHVLLLDLWWNPTTEDQAIDRAHRIGQTRPVTVVRLTVKDTVEDRILALQQKKRELVASAFGEDETGNSQTRLTVEDLKYLFMA comes from the exons atgatgatgtcaGCGTCGGCGGATGATAATAAGGGGTTTGATTTCGACTGTATGTATGATTTCTCGAGTGATGTTGTTaatcatgatgatggtgatgatgttgATATTGGTGGGTTATTTGTTGataatggtggtggtggtgatgatgatttTGCCATTGATATCGACTCATTTTTTACGATTCTTGACGAGGAATTGCCGCCACAGGAGAACCCTTTGCCTGAATTACCG AATAATCCATTTTATCCGGCAGTTGACTCCACCCAGGAAAGGGTTTCAGGTGCTCATGTAGGCAATAATTGTGATTCAAATTTTAGACTGG AATATGTTGCTGAAAGGGGAAGTAGTGCTGAGAAGGGGGAGGCTCTTGAGCAAGTTTTTTTTACTTCGCCTCTAGATATGTCATTAACTGAAGCTAATGGAACATCACCTGGGAAAAGCAACATTGAACGTGCTTTGGATCAGTCTCCTCTCTTAATGAAGACAGAGTGTTTCTCGTCTACACAGGATTGTTTGAGCACATATGACATATATAGTGGTTTTCCAAATCAAAATTCCTTAGACGGCATGGGCTATGGTATGATGCTGACGAACGATGCAGTTACGAATGTTGTGAAGCTAAATGATTCCGTGTCTTCTCATGCATGGACTGATGAAAAAACCATCTTAGCATCTCAGGTTCAAACGGCAAATACATCTTCATCCGAGATTACACCGTATTATTTTATTGATTCAACTCTCCATGACAATTTCACTTTTGATCAAGTGAACACTTTTAATACCGTTGATAGTAGTAGTACAACTACAGACGATGCTTCAGCAGATCCATTTTGTTGGCGGCAGATGAACCAGCCATGCATTAAACAAGCTGTCGAAATTAAAGACGAAAGGGACAGGGGACTGGCTGTACTCAATGGTTTTGAGGGCACATCTTGCGTTACAAGTAAAAATGATGCATTTGGAGGGACGTCGTTTGATTTTGGTGATAGGAAATCTGTTGCATCATCTGAAACTCGTTACTCTGGAAGTCGAGTTGGTCACTCGAATAATTATCGTCATAGTTTTGTTACCGATAGAAAACCAACCAATTTGCCTTTGCTAAATGGTTTTTATGCCAATTCCGGTGGTTTGCCTTTCAATAAAGGGGTAGAGAAGGTTGTGGAGGCTGCAAATATTAAATATGATGCCTTTTGTGGCTCTAATGAGGTCTCCGGTGCAAGGTTATTAGGTCACAGGGTGTACAGTGAGGCTGATGAcaacgatgatgatgatgtgtGCGTAATTGAAGACTTAAGTGCACCTGCACAAGTTCATCAATATTCTGTTCATAAAAAGTCCGTAACCTCACATATGTCAACATTTTCTCCCGCATGTTTACCGTTGGCTCTGCCAAACCATCAAGTAGCTGTTAATGCTGCCAGAGTGAAGGCAGCTGATGAACGTTTAATTTTCCAAGCAGTAGTGCAG GATCTTTCACAACCAAAGTCGGAGGCTACCCCACCTGACGGCGTTTTAGATGTACCTCTTCTCAGGCACCAG CGGATTGCATTGTCATGGATGGTGCAAAAAGAAACAACTAGTGTGCAATGTTCGGGAGGTATTTTAGCCGACGATCAG GGACTTGGGAAAACAGTGTCGACCATTGCTCTTATTCTTACTGAAAGAGCTCCGGTGGCAAAGACAATGGGGATAGTGGATCAACGTGAGCACGAAACATTAGATTTGGAGGCGGAAGGTGACAAAAAAGTGAAAAATGGCCCAGCTACAGAGGTGCAATCATCTTCTTCCGTAAAAGGGAGGCCTTCTGGTGGAACACTTGTTGTATGCCCTACTAGTGTGCTTAGGCAGTGGGGAGATGAACTGAGGAATAAGGTGTCAGACAAAGTTAAGCTTTCTGTATGTATGTACCATGGGAGTGGCAGGACCAAGGATCCATATGAATTAGCTAACTATGATGTTGTTCTTACAACATATTCTATTGTAAGCATGGAGGTCCCAAAGCCTGTGTCTCTTAAAGAGGATGAGAAGCGAAAACGGCAAGCTGATGATGCTGGTGCATCTAGTAAGAAAAGAAAGCACCCTTCAAAATCTGATAAAAGACGCTTAAAGAAAGTAATGGATGATGGATTTCTAGAGTCTTCTGCTCGCCCTCTTGCTAGGGTAAATTGGTTCAGAGTAGTACTCGATGAGGCCCAAAGTATCAAGAATTACAGGACTCAGGTTGCCCAGGCCTGCTGGGGTCTTCGGGCAAAACGTCGATGGTGCTTGTCCGGGACTCCTATTCAGAATTCTGTTGATGATCTCTATAGTTACTTCAGATTTCTCAGATACGACCCATATTCAGTTTACAAGTCCTTCTGTTCAATGGTTAAGTTTCCAATCGTTAAAGACCCAATTAATGGGTACAAAAAGTTGCAAGCTGTTCTGAAGACCATAATGTTAAGACGTACCAAAG GAACACTTCTTGATGGAGAACCAATTATCAACTTGCCTCCTAAATCTGTGAAGTTGAAGAAAGTGGAATTTTCGCAGGAGGAGCGTGATTTCTACACCAGGCTGGAGGCTGACTCTCGTGCCCAATTTCAA GCTTATGCGGAATCTGGAACGGTCAAACAAAATTATGTGAACATTTTATTAATGCTCTTACGACTCCGGCAAGCATGCGATCATCCTTTTCTGGTGAAAGGTTATGGGTCTAATTCAGCTCTGAAATCTTCTATCAGTGCAGCAAAGAAGCTTCCCCGTGAGCAGCAGATTTGTCTTTTGAATTGCTTAGAAGCATCCTTGGCAATTTGTGGCATATGCAGG GATCCTCCTGAGGACGCTGTTGTCAGTATATGTGGTCATGTTTTCTGCAATCAGTGCATTTCTGAGCGTCTCACAGGTGATGACAATCAGTGCCCTGTAATAAAATGCAAAACTCAACTCTGCGCATCTTCGATATTTTCCAAAGGCGCGTTGAAAAGTTGCCGCCTGTCTCCCGAGTTTTCTCGCGATGGTTCTCAAGTTTGCTCTCCTTCTGAGTCCTATGATCAAGCAGAGTTGGCAGAACTTTCTCCGGCCCATTGTTTTAATTCCTCCAAAATTAAGACagctcttaaagtccttaaatcaCTATCTAAACCTCAAATGATCATTCTTGATAACACCTCGATGGAATCTTCCATTACCGATGAAAGCCCTGTTGCGAGCAAGGGTTCAGCTAGTTCAGGTGTTGTGGAGAAAGCAATTGTCTTCTCTCAGTGGACAAGCATGTTGGATTTGCTCGAGGACGGCTTGAAAGAATGTTCAATTCACTACCGACGATTAGATGGGACTATGTCTGTTCTTGCTCGTGATAAAGCTGTGAAGGACTTCAACACTCTTCCTGAG GTCTCTGTTATGATAATGTCTTTAAAGGCAGCAAGTCTTGGGCTAAATATGGTTGCAGCTTGTCATGTTCTTCTTTTGGATCTTTGGTGGAACCCTACAACCGAGGACCAAGCAATTGACAGAGCTCATCGAATTGGGCAGACTCGTCCTGTTACAGTTGTGAGACTTACCGTTAAAGATACTGTCGAAGATCGGATTTTAGCTCTTCAG CAAAAGAAGAGGGAGTTGGTTGCTTCTGCGTTTGGAGAAGATGAAACAGGAAATAGTCAGACTCGTCTTACAGTAGAAGACCTGAAGTACCTATTTATGGCTTGA
- the LOC141592930 gene encoding protein GID8 homolog isoform X2: MATSKKVITKEEWEKKLSDVKIRKEDMNKLVMNFLVTEGYVDAAEKFRQESGTEHIDLATITDRMAVKKAVQCGNVEDAIEKVNDLNPEILDTNPQLFFHLQQQRFIELVRNKKIEEALEFAQEELAPRGEENQSFLEELEKTVSLLAFEDASNSPVGNLLDISQRLKTASEVNAAILTSQSHEKDPKLPYLLKMLLWAQNQLDEKAAYPRINDLSTAKLEDPAV, from the exons ATG GCTACCTCAAAGAAGGTCATAACAAAGGAAGAGTGGGAGAAAAAACTCAGCGATGTGAAGATTAGGAAAGAGGATATGAACAAGTTAGTGATGAATTTTCTGGTTACCGAGGGGTACGTTGATGCTGCAGAGAAGTTCCGTCAAGAGTCCGGAACCGAAC ATATAGATTTGGCAACAATCACAGATCGAATGGCAGTTAAGAAGGCAGTTCAGTGTGGAAATGTCGAGGATGCTATTGAGAAAGTCAATGATTTGAACCCAGAG ATACTTGATACAAATCCACAGCTGTTTTTCCATCTTCAGCAGCAACGGTTCATAGAGCTGGTCAGGAACAAAAAGATCGAAGAGGCTCTGGAATTTGCTCAAGAAGAGCTTGCCCCTAGGGGAGAAGAAAAT CAAAGTTTCCTGGAAGAACTGGAGAAAACTGTTTCGCTCCTTGCTTTTGAAGATGCCTCTAACTCTCCAGTTGGAAACCTTCTGGACATATCTCAGCGTTTGAAAACTGCAAGTGAAGTCAATGCAGCAATTCTCACCAGTCAAAGTCATGAAAAGG ATCCCAAGCTCCCTTACCTGTTGAAAATGCTATTATGGGCTCAGAACCAACTTGATGAAAAGGCGGCTTATCCCCGAATTAATGACTTGTCAACTGCTAAGCTAGAAGACCCTGCTGTTTAG